AAACACGAATCCTAGCTTCTCCCTATGGATACTTGCATTATCTTTTATTATTCTTCTAATCTGTTGGTTTGGAATTAACTATATTCCTGCTGCAAAAGATAGTATTCATATTTATTCAAAATAATTTGTTTTTAT
Above is a genomic segment from Bacteroidales bacterium containing:
- the ccsA gene encoding cytochrome c biogenesis protein CcsA; protein product: MNYTKNRVESEVRTWALLSWLFYLLYIHIRIDKNTNPSFSLWILALSFIILLICWFGINYIPAAKDSIHIYSK